In Helicobacter bilis, a genomic segment contains:
- a CDS encoding acetate--CoA ligase family protein, protein MQNHTLSESELYSFLGKYGIKTPACKSVGLSEKITFDAFPAVIKIQSPKVVHKSDVGGVILNLTSNDELEKAREQIIANLKKHNIELDSNDGFIITQMVFGEELYIGSVEDSTFGNVILFGKGGIYLELYKDVCYIESNAREDEIKRALATTKIAKLFDGFRGFDYKIEWVINLVKSVQKMLQENEIKELDINPLKLTKDGLVAVDARILKGKLEYSEIQREKKRPDFLKNERVVIVGASTEKGKTGYTIAKNAQSFKGELLYVNAKGGELFGKKLYKSVSEIEGDIDTAVIVIGAKFVIPTIHELVKKGLKNLIIITAGFKESGHDAEEEEIGRLAATHNFNVIGPNCLGFYANEEKLNITFGTGMVHDGSHAFVSQSGAVLASLMDRAAELGLGFSHLISVGNAVDLRSAEIIPMLNNAKSCESIALYLEGVARGKSLCESIRNCNKPIYLFKAAKSEAAKKAAFSHTGNLSGNYAMFNGIMQSLGVKVVNTLDSLLFAPLFKDVKNIAVITNAGGPGTVLTDAIAARKKELYELSEAQKSELDSVLPPMWSHNNPIDVIGDALPDRYESALKIVDTFPNLDLIYMLITPQDMTDALGTVKILKQYTFKHKVVPILLGGENVKEAREYCLKEGILYFTSIAQACEFLG, encoded by the coding sequence ATGCAAAATCATACATTAAGCGAAAGTGAGCTTTATAGCTTTTTAGGTAAATATGGGATAAAAACACCAGCATGTAAAAGCGTGGGCTTGAGTGAAAAAATCACATTTGATGCTTTCCCAGCTGTTATAAAGATACAATCGCCAAAGGTAGTGCATAAAAGCGATGTAGGTGGTGTGATACTCAACCTTACAAGTAATGATGAGCTAGAGAAAGCAAGGGAACAAATCATTGCAAATCTTAAAAAGCACAATATTGAGCTTGATAGTAATGATGGCTTTATCATCACGCAAATGGTATTTGGCGAGGAGCTTTATATTGGAAGTGTGGAAGATTCTACCTTTGGGAATGTTATCTTGTTTGGCAAGGGTGGGATTTATCTTGAGCTTTATAAAGATGTGTGCTATATAGAATCTAATGCGAGAGAAGATGAGATTAAAAGGGCTTTAGCTACGACAAAAATAGCAAAGCTTTTTGATGGTTTTAGAGGCTTTGACTATAAGATTGAATGGGTGATTAATCTTGTTAAGAGTGTGCAAAAAATGTTGCAAGAAAATGAGATAAAAGAGCTTGATATAAATCCCTTAAAGCTTACAAAAGATGGCTTAGTTGCAGTCGATGCTAGAATCTTAAAAGGCAAACTAGAATATAGCGAAATACAAAGAGAGAAAAAGCGACCAGACTTCTTAAAGAATGAGCGAGTAGTGATTGTTGGGGCAAGCACGGAAAAGGGCAAAACGGGCTACACGATAGCTAAGAACGCACAAAGCTTTAAAGGCGAATTACTTTATGTCAATGCAAAAGGCGGGGAGCTTTTTGGTAAGAAATTATATAAAAGTGTGAGTGAGATTGAGGGCGATATTGATACTGCTGTGATTGTGATTGGTGCGAAATTTGTTATCCCTACAATCCATGAGTTAGTCAAAAAAGGGCTAAAAAATCTCATTATTATTACCGCAGGATTCAAAGAAAGCGGACATGATGCAGAAGAAGAAGAGATTGGTAGACTAGCAGCAACGCATAACTTCAATGTCATTGGTCCAAATTGTCTTGGATTCTATGCGAATGAAGAGAAGCTAAATATCACCTTTGGAACAGGCATGGTGCATGATGGAAGTCATGCGTTTGTATCACAAAGTGGTGCGGTTTTAGCAAGTCTTATGGATAGGGCAGCAGAGCTTGGACTTGGATTCTCACATTTAATTAGTGTTGGGAATGCGGTGGATTTAAGAAGTGCTGAAATCATTCCTATGCTAAATAATGCGAAAAGTTGTGAAAGCATTGCATTGTATTTAGAGGGCGTAGCACGCGGTAAATCCTTGTGTGAGAGCATTAGAAATTGCAATAAGCCGATATATCTTTTCAAAGCCGCAAAGTCTGAAGCCGCAAAAAAAGCCGCATTTTCACACACAGGCAATCTTAGTGGCAATTACGCTATGTTTAATGGAATCATGCAAAGCTTGGGTGTAAAAGTTGTGAATACTCTAGATTCACTACTTTTTGCACCATTGTTTAAAGATGTGAAAAATATCGCAGTCATCACAAATGCTGGAGGTCCGGGAACCGTTTTAACAGATGCAATAGCTGCGAGAAAAAAGGAATTATATGAGCTTAGTGAAGCACAAAAAAGTGAGCTAGATTCTGTCCTGCCACCAATGTGGTCGCATAATAATCCAATCGATGTAATAGGCGATGCCCTGCCAGATAGATATGAGAGTGCCTTAAAGATTGTAGATACTTTTCCAAATCTTGATTTAATCTATATGCTTATTACACCGCAAGATATGACTGATGCGTTAGGCACGGTTAAGATTCTAAAACAATATACATTTAAGCATAAAGTTGTGCCAATTTTACTTGGTGGAGAGAATGTAAAAGAAGCGAGGGAGTATTGCTTGAAAGAGGGAATCTTATACTTTACAAGTATCGCTCAAGCATGTGAATTTTTAGGATAG
- a CDS encoding DUF2972 domain-containing protein, which produces MRLPPKVSYAFVFIRYGLSGGAALTDFLSHVGVVENTHNDIFRKIKGVYSYLCINHLWRREEKNLQKVLYVLNNSDQILINVRDPISRIKHAINHGWFKTGDDDSAVEFSIKDDPYQVVDNIRFYTEAGKMVANHPFIYNSFLEYVMELCSFAYYSNIAVLPKNANITYLDMQEIMPEKAFDTMTQLAKQFGFSLPMESDRELYSEIKMGVFRYILPLVCNIISQTEVKMTLHITMRYYCRDTSLLIVDNTIFDTPHPLLDQVAFSMSEDDLKALQDDKETLDKVKAYMLRFLDELKKRTDYIQRNKKHENDVLEIFRGDRDLRKNFKAMLDRELIHIKAHRPDIVASWKYYQEFERMCIEEGDM; this is translated from the coding sequence TTGCGTTTACCTCCTAAAGTGTCATACGCATTTGTTTTTATTCGTTATGGTTTATCAGGTGGAGCCGCATTAACTGATTTTTTGTCGCATGTTGGTGTTGTTGAAAACACGCACAACGATATTTTTAGGAAAATAAAAGGTGTTTATTCTTATTTGTGTATAAATCATTTATGGCGAAGAGAAGAAAAAAACTTACAAAAAGTGCTTTATGTTCTAAACAATAGCGACCAAATTTTAATAAATGTTAGGGACCCCATATCACGGATCAAGCATGCAATCAATCATGGTTGGTTTAAAACTGGAGATGATGATAGTGCGGTGGAATTTAGTATAAAAGATGATCCATATCAAGTTGTAGATAATATTAGATTTTACACAGAAGCGGGAAAAATGGTTGCCAACCACCCTTTCATCTATAATAGTTTTTTGGAATATGTTATGGAACTATGCTCTTTCGCATATTATTCAAATATTGCAGTATTACCAAAAAATGCAAATATAACCTACCTTGACATGCAAGAAATTATGCCAGAAAAGGCATTTGACACTATGACACAACTTGCCAAACAATTTGGTTTTTCATTACCCATGGAATCGGATAGGGAGCTTTATAGTGAAATAAAAATGGGGGTTTTTAGATATATCCTTCCACTTGTTTGCAATATTATCTCGCAAACAGAAGTAAAAATGACACTACACATTACAATGCGTTATTATTGTAGAGATACATCCTTACTTATCGTTGATAACACCATATTTGACACACCCCACCCATTACTAGACCAAGTCGCTTTTAGTATGAGTGAAGATGATTTAAAAGCCTTGCAAGATGACAAAGAAACATTGGATAAAGTTAAAGCCTATATGCTTAGATTCCTAGATGAACTTAAAAAGCGAACTGACTATATACAACGAAATAAAAAACATGAAAATGATGTGTTGGAAATCTTTAGAGGTGATAGGGATTTACGAAAGAATTTTAAGGCTATGCTAGATAGAGAACTTATCCATATAAAAGCACATAGACCAGATATTGTCGCCTCATGGAAATACTACCAAGAGTTTGAAAGGATGTGTATAGAGGAGGGGGATATGTGA
- the rsmI gene encoding 16S rRNA (cytidine(1402)-2'-O)-methyltransferase, with product MLFFVPTPIGNLLDISLHTLMVFNKCKVILCEDTRVTKKLLTLLLRNDFIQQNYPNINPQEKHFISFHSHNQDEFLRNANKDFFTQDIAFCTDAGMPNISDPGALLLRYVRENNIEYEVVLGGGAFSHAFVCSGLEGAFYFAGFLAHKQQERQKHLKSLLEYHNTMHIILYESPKRLRESLSDIALFMPDSTLFVYKELTKLYEREIIGSPQEILAKLPNNIKGEYCIIIQKDSKNSLKDSKEKILRLSKDDILALDIPPKQKAKLLAQVSEKSIKEWYAILTQ from the coding sequence ATGCTATTTTTTGTGCCTACGCCAATAGGGAATCTACTTGATATATCATTACATACGCTTATGGTTTTTAATAAATGCAAAGTCATCTTATGTGAAGACACACGCGTAACAAAGAAATTACTCACTCTATTATTACGCAATGATTTTATACAGCAAAATTATCCAAATATAAATCCACAAGAAAAGCACTTCATAAGCTTTCATAGTCATAATCAAGATGAGTTTTTAAGGAATGCTAATAAAGATTTTTTCACACAAGATATTGCCTTTTGCACAGATGCAGGTATGCCAAATATTAGTGATCCGGGGGCATTACTACTTCGGTATGTGCGAGAGAATAATATAGAATATGAAGTGGTGCTTGGCGGGGGTGCATTTAGTCATGCGTTTGTGTGTAGTGGATTAGAGGGGGCATTCTACTTTGCCGGCTTTTTAGCCCATAAGCAACAAGAGCGACAAAAGCATTTAAAATCCTTACTTGAATATCACAATACAATGCATATAATCCTTTATGAAAGCCCCAAAAGACTTAGAGAATCTTTAAGTGATATAGCCTTATTTATGCCAGATTCTACACTTTTTGTATATAAAGAACTCACAAAGTTATATGAGAGAGAAATCATAGGCAGCCCACAAGAAATACTTGCTAAATTGCCAAATAATATTAAGGGGGAATACTGCATAATTATCCAAAAAGATTCTAAAAACTCTTTAAAAGATTCCAAAGAAAAGATTCTAAGGTTAAGTAAAGATGATATTTTAGCCCTTGATATACCACCAAAACAAAAAGCAAAGCTACTCGCACAAGTGAGTGAAAAAAGCATAAAAGAATGGTATGCAATCTTAACACAATAG
- the lpxD gene encoding UDP-3-O-(3-hydroxymyristoyl)glucosamine N-acyltransferase, translating to MTLSEAINKAFGSNAVLKNEITNDFILEGLAPLESATKNQVSYIQQDQYIQGLQDSKAGAVLIRESIKDKVPNHIQPLIVDNPHLAFALLSQLFAKGDFIARPHADSKIDTSASIAANVVLGKNVTIGANTMIMPGVVIADNVSIGANCKIYPNVVIYRESVIGDRVLIHANSVIGSDGFGYAQNALGEHIKIEHNGRTIIEDDVEIGASNVIDRAVFGETRVKKGSKVGHSCVIAHNSIVGEHSLLVAQVGLAGSTTTGRNVVLGGQVGTGGHVHIGDFVQVAGRGAVSKNLPPKSKWGGHPIMQLDEWMKFYVSLRRMLKENNKTEK from the coding sequence ATGACACTAAGTGAAGCAATTAATAAGGCTTTTGGTAGCAATGCGGTATTGAAAAATGAAATTACAAATGATTTTATACTAGAAGGGTTAGCCCCATTAGAATCTGCCACTAAAAATCAAGTAAGTTATATACAACAAGACCAATACATTCAGGGCTTACAAGATTCTAAGGCTGGAGCGGTGCTAATTAGAGAATCTATAAAAGACAAAGTGCCAAACCATATACAGCCTCTTATCGTTGATAACCCACATTTAGCATTTGCCCTGCTTTCACAGCTTTTTGCAAAAGGCGATTTTATAGCAAGACCGCATGCAGATTCTAAAATCGACACAAGTGCATCTATCGCAGCAAATGTCGTGCTAGGTAAAAATGTAACTATCGGGGCAAATACCATGATTATGCCCGGCGTTGTGATCGCTGATAATGTGAGTATTGGGGCAAATTGCAAGATTTATCCAAATGTTGTGATTTATCGTGAAAGTGTGATAGGCGATAGAGTGCTTATCCATGCTAATAGTGTCATTGGTAGCGATGGCTTTGGATACGCGCAAAATGCACTTGGCGAACACATAAAAATCGAGCATAATGGACGCACAATTATTGAAGATGATGTAGAAATCGGTGCAAGCAATGTTATAGATAGAGCAGTTTTTGGTGAAACTCGCGTTAAAAAAGGTAGTAAAGTTGGACATAGTTGTGTTATCGCACATAACTCTATTGTAGGAGAGCATTCTCTGCTTGTAGCACAAGTAGGCTTGGCGGGATCTACTACAACAGGACGAAATGTTGTGTTAGGCGGGCAAGTTGGCACAGGCGGACATGTGCATATCGGGGACTTCGTGCAAGTTGCAGGCAGAGGAGCGGTATCCAAAAACTTACCACCCAAAAGCAAGTGGGGCGGTCATCCTATTATGCAGCTTGATGAATGGATGAAGTTTTATGTAAGTCTTAGACGCATGCTAAAAGAGAATAATAAGACTGAAAAGTAA